Genomic window (Propionibacteriaceae bacterium ZF39):
CACCAGCACGATCCTCCCCGGCGTACGCGTCGCCGAGCGCGTGGTCATCGGTGCTGCGGCGGCTGTTGTGCACGATGTCGATGAGCCGGGTGCCGTCGTGGTGGGCGTACCCGCCCGCAAACTCCGCGCGACGCCGGGGCCCATCGGCTGACGTGCCATTCGCCACGACTTCCCGCCCAATTGTCCCTGTCAACCAAGATCATCCGGATAATCCTGTTGATCTTGGTCAGGAGTGACAATTGGGAGGACGCTTGGGTCGCATAGGCCAAAGAACTGCGCGCCGACCCCCGAGGAGCCGGCGCGCAGGAGTGGTGAAGCCCAGGATCAGAACGCTGCCTCGGGCAGCTCCATCACGTCGAGGTTCACGGCCTGGGCCATCTTGCGCTCCGCGGTCAACCGCGGCAGGCGCGTCCGCGCGAACCACTTGGCGGCAGCGACCTTGCCGGCATAGAAGTTGTGGTCGGCCTGGTCGAGGCCACCCTCGTCGAGCTTGGCCTGCGCGATCTCGCCGGCACGCAGCATAAGCCACGCGCAGACCATGTCGCCGAGCGCTATGAGCAGTCGCGTGGTGTTCAGCCCGACCTTGTAGACCTCCGTCGGATGCTCGCGCATCTTCATCAGCGGGCCCGACATGTGGGCGATCATCATGCCGCACTCCTCGGCACCCTTCGCCAGCAGCGCCCGCTCGGCCTCGAACGGGCCGCCCGCCTCGAGCCATTCCTCGATCTCCCCCGACACGGCCTGAATCGCGGCACCCCGATCGCGCACGATCTTGCGGAAGAACAGGTCCAGGCCCTGGATCGCGGTCGTCCCCTCATAGAGGGTGTCGATCTTGGCGTCGCGGACATACTGCTCCAGCGGATAGTCCTGGAGGAAGCCCGATCCGCCGAAGATCTGCAGCGACTCCGAACCCAGCAGTTGCCAGGCCTGCTCGGAGCAGTAGCCCTTCACGATCGGCAGCAGCAGGTCGTTGACGGCCTCCGCCGATTCGTCCACCCGGCCCTGGGCCTCGGCCAGCCAGACCTTGTCCTGCTGCGTCGCCGTGTACAGCACCAGCATCCGCAGCGCCTCGGCCATCGCCTTCTGCGTCATCAGCGAGCGGCGGACGTCCGGATGATGCGTGATCGTCACGCGCGGGGCGTCCTTGGCGGGCGTGGTCAGGTCGGCGCCCTGGACGCGCTCCTTGGCGTACGCCAGCGCGTTGAGATAGCCGGTCGACAGGGTCGCCATCGCCTTGGTGCCGACCATCATCCGCGCATGCTCGATGACGTGGAACATCTGGGCGATGCCCTGATGCACCTCACCGAGCAACCAGCCGACAGCCGGCTCTCCGTCGCCGAACGTCAGCTCGCAGGTCGAGGAGACCTTGATGCCCATCTTCTTCTCGACGTTGGTGGCATAGACGCCGTTGCGCTCGCCGGTGAGCTCGCCGGTCTCGAGATCGAAGTGGTACTTCGGCACGAGGAACAGGCTGAGTCCCTTGGTGCCGGGCCCACCGACGCCCTCGACTCCCACGGGGCGCGCCAGCACGAGATGCATGATGTTCTCGGTCAGGTCGTGCTCGCCGGAGGTGATGAAGCGCTTGACGCCCTCGATGCGCCAGGTGCCGTCCTCCTGCTGCCAGGCCTTCGTGCGGCCCGCGCCGACATCCGAACCGGCGTCCGGCTCGGTGAGGACCATCGTCGCGCCCCACTGGCGCTCGACCATGTGCCGCGCGATCTTCTTGTCGCGCTCGGTGCCGAGCTGGTGGGCGAGCTGGCCGAACTTGGGACCGGCGGAATACATATAGATAGCGGGGTTGGCCGTGAGCAGCAGCTCGAGGATCGCCCACCGCAGCGACGGGGGCGTACCCACCCCGCCCAACTCCTCGGTCAGCTCCAGCCGCCACCAGTCGGAGTCCATATAGGCCTTGTAGGCCATCTTGAACGATTCAGGGATGGTGACGGTCTTCGACTCCGGGTCATAGACCGGCGGATTGCGATCACCGTCGATGAGGGACTCCGACAGCTTGGTGCGGCAGAGGTGGTCGAGCTCGGTCAGCGCGGTCTCGGCGGTGTCGCGATCCATCTCGGGGGCCGGGCCGGTGCCCAGCAGCTCGTCCCGGCCGAAGACCTCGAACAGGTTGAAACGAATGTCGCGAAGATTCGACTGATAGTGGGTCACGTGAGGACACTCCTGATTGGCCACGTCGGTGGGGCTTACTGGTCAGTAACTCCAGTATGCGTACCAATCAGTAACTTCGCAAGAAAATCGTGTGATCCGCTTCACTCAGTCGTGTGCGGGATGCCGGTCTCCGGGCGGCCAGAGGCTGATCAGCGCCCCGATCAGCGTCATGACGCCATAGACCACATAGGTCAGCGCATAGCCGGAGTTGATCATGGTCCGCCCGGCCTCGCCGAGGGCTTCGGCGTCGCCGGAGAGGAAGACCTGCGCCAGCTCGGACGGCGCGAACGCCACGATCAGCGCCATCGCGATAGCCAACCCGAAGCTCACCGAGAACGTCTGCGCCAGCACCCGGATCGCGTTCACGACCGCGGTCCGATCGCGCGGCGTGATCCACAGGACGAAGGCGCCGTGCAGGGCCTGGTGGACACCCGTCCCCACCCCCATCAGCGCGAGCCCGATCATGGCCAGCACCTGCGAGTTCTGCAGGGTTGCGACGAGCATCACGACCGTGCTGACAACGGTGAGCGCGGCTGCGCCGACCCGCGTACGCCGAGGCCCCAGCTCCTGGCCGATCTTGTCGCCGAGCAGGGTGCCGAGCGTCAGGGCCACGGGGAAGGTGAGGATCTTGAGCGCGGCCGTGGCTGCGGAGTCACCATGTACGCCCTGCAGCCACAGGCCCGTGATGGTGATGGCCCCCAGCCGGCCGATCGCGATCAGGAATCCCTCGGCCAGCACGAGCGAGAACAGCCGCTCGAACAGCGTCGGATCGAGGGCGGGATGGCGTACGCGTCGCTCGATCCACGCCAGGCCGACCGCCGCGACGAGGCACGCCGCGAGAATCGCCAGGACGATCGGATCGCCGAGCCCGGCTTCGGCCGCCAGGCCGAACGCCAGCTGCGAGCCGATCATGATCAACCCGAGAACGAAGCCGCCCGGGATGTCGATGCGCGGTGGCTTGCGGATGGCGGGCACCACCTTGAGCGCCACCAGCCCATAGAGGAACGCCGCCAGCGCGATCGGCGCGAGTCCCCAGAACAGCCACCGCCAGCCCAGCGCCGACACGATGACACCGCCGGCGAGCGGGCCGGCGACCTGACCGAGCGAGAATCCGGCCATATAGATGCCCATCGCGCCACCGAGCGACCGTGCCGGAAAGACCGCCGCCAGGATCGCCACGGAGTTGCTCAGCAGCATCGCCGCCGCCGCGCCCTGGATCGCCCGGCCGACGATGAGGAATTCGATCGACGGCGCGAACCCCATCAGCACGCTCGTGAGCGTGAACACGCCGATGCCCGTCAGGAACACCCAGCGCCGCTCGAGCGCATCCGCGAGCTGGCCGGCCGGAATGATCAGCGCGGTGTTCACCAGCTGATAGGCCATGACCAGGATCGAGGTCTCGGTCGAGTTGGCCACGAAGTGGCTGCTGAGGGCCGGCACCGCGATGTTGAGCATGTTGGAGCTCAGCGACATCAGCAGGGTGCCTGCGAGGACGATCAGCAGCACGCCCCGGGCCCCGGGGCGTGGGGTGCTCTGTGTGTTGGTCACGGCTGTCCAGAGGTGCTCGGTCGGAGGGAGTACGCCGGCCGCACCCCTCCGGGTCGGACGCTATCGCCCACGCCGGCGTACCCGGCAATCACCGTCCGGTCCGGGACGGCGCTCTCCTCAGGCCTGGGTATCGCTGCGCGCCGACAACCGCGCGCCGATGCGGCGAGCGGCCGCGCGGAGGGCCTCGATCCAGACGCGGACGTCCTGCCCGCTCGACTGGCGCGGCAGCTGGGACAGCCGCAGGATGTGGAGCAGCCGGCCGTCGTCGTGGAGCACGGGCACGACGACCGAACCGATGTCATAGCGCTTCTCCGGCTCGAGCTCGCGCAGCGTGTAGCACACGGCCGACCGGCTCAGCGTGTCGCGCACCTCGCGCTCCTGGGCCGGCGTCAGGCCACCTTTCGTCCAGCGCTGGGTGGCCTCGATCATGTCGACATAGGGGTTGGAGTCGTCGCCACCCTCGGGCCGGAACGACAGCGAATAGCCCGCGCGCCGGGCATGCGCGACCCGTGCGGCGAACTTGGGGGCGTCCTCCTTGACGACGGCTTTGTTGAGCCAGTACGCCTCATCCTCCGGCCCCTTGGCCGCAATGAACATGTCGCCGAGCGGGGGGATCAGCGGAATGCGATTGCCGAGGCTGTCCTCCAGCGCGATGCCCGGGGCGATGGCGCTGGCGACGCAGGCGAGCTCGTCGCGGTTGACCTCGGTGAGCAGGCCGGCTTCGCAGCCGAAGATGTTGGCGAGCCCCTCGAGCTCCGGGCGGGCGACCTGGGCGTGGTTGATCGCGCCGACGAGGTCCTCCTCCAGCCGGGCGATGAGGGACGGGACCGTGAACCGGCCATAACCACCCTGGAAGAAGATGAGCGGCCCGGTGGGCGTATCGATCTTCATGTCCCTGACATCGCACATCGCGATCCAGTGATCGCCGGCATCGATGGTCTCGCGCAGGCGGACATCGATCCAGGCCAGCGATCCCTCCAGAATCGGATCGCCGGACGGGGAGCGATAGATCGCGATCCCCTCGAACTTGTTCTCCTTGCGGCTCGCGATGGTGCGGCCGACGGCCTCCTGGTCGCCGGTCATGACGTTGATGCACATCGACGGGCATTCCTGCAGGCGCTTGAAACTCCACGACGACTTCATGGGAAGGAACGCCACCAGCGGTGGATCCAGCGAGACGGACGTGAACGTGCCCATGATCGCGGCCAGGTCCTCACCGTCGGGGTGGACGCCGGTGACGAGCACCACGCCGGTCGGGTAGTGGCCCATCACCTCCCGGAACAGGGCCGGATCGATGCTGGCGGTTTCGGTCATGTCTCATCCTCTCCGGACGTGGCGTCTCCACAGAGCATGCCCCCGCCCTGTGGGGCGTCAGCAACGAACTCGTGCCAGTACGTGAAACGCCGAGCATAGGTGCCGTCGCAGACGTCGCCGCCAGACCGCCACCCCTTCGTTCTGAGGGCGTTTTCAGTGTCCCCTTGCATTCTTCTGTAGCAATCATTACAGTTTCTGTAGCACTCACTACAGAGGACCCGCGCCAACGTCGGACGGAGACCTGAATGTCCCTCACGCTTCCCGTAGCTCACAACGATGTGGCTGCGACCCGCCCCGCGACTCATGCGCCGCACCGTCGTCGGCCGACTCCCGAGCCGGCCGAGACCGGTGGCCACCTGGCCTCGGTGAGCAAGGCGCTCATGCTGCTCGACATCATGCGTTCGGCCCCCGGCCCGGTCGGGGTGAGCATGCTGGCGCGCGATGCGGGCATGCCCAAGTCGACGACCTTCCGCCTGCTGGCCTATCTCGAGCAGAGCGGCTTCGTGGAGCGGGCCGGCAAGGCCTATCAGCTCGGCTGGCGCCTTTTCGAGCTCGGCAATCACGTCGAACACTGCCGGCCCTCGGGTCTGCGCGAGATCGCCCTGCCCTATCTCGCCGACCTGCACGCCCGGACTGGCATGAATGTCCACCTCGCCGTGCTCAGCGGCACCGATGTCGTCTATCTCGAAAAGATTCACGGCCTGCGCAGCATCCCGATCGGGACCAGCGTCGGCACCCGCATGCCCGCCACGATCAGCGCACTGGGCAAGGCGATGCTGGCGTACGCCGATCGCGCCACTCTCCGCGAGGTCGTCGAAAGTGGCCTGGAGGGGCGTACGCCGTATTCGCTGCGTCAACCCGGTCAGCTCATCGCCCAGCTGCGGGAGACCAGGGAAACCGGTGTCGCCTACGACCGCGAGGAGTCCCAGCTCGGCATCAACTGTGTCGCCGCGCCCATCCACGCCGACGGCGAGGTCATCGCCGCCCTGTCGGTCTGTGGCCCGACCCGGCCGGTCTCGGCCGAGGCCCACGCCGACCTCGTCCGCGTCGCCGCGCGTGACATCAGCCGTCAGCTCACGCTCGCGCGCGCCTGCTGACGGCCTTGCCGGTACGCCGGCTGTTCCGGCATGCGGACCCCACCGCTGGCGGGTCGCCCGCCGGGAGCGGAACCCTGACATCGAACTGTCCGGCCATCGCGCCGCCCAACCCCTGAAGCGTTCAACGGAGGAACCATGGATGTGACATTCGAGAGCACCAGCAAGTCGCTGGAGCTGCCCGACGGGACCAAGATCCACTACAACGAGGCAGGCGACGGCCATCCCGTGATCCTGATCCACGGCAGTGGCCCGGGTGCCACCGGTTGGAGCAACTTCAACCCCAACATCGGCACGCTCGCCGAGGACTTCCGGGTCATCGCCGTCGACATGCCCGGCTGGGGTGAGTCGAGCCCGCGCCCGGCGGCCGAATATCGCCACCCCGAGGTCCTCGTGCAGTTCATGGATGCGCTCGGCATCGACAAGGCTGCTCTCGTCGGTAACTCGATGGGCGGCGTCATCGCGCTCGCCGTCGCCGCCAACAACCCCGAGCGGGTGTCCCACCTGATCACCATGGGCTCCGGCGGCGCCGGCACGCCGATCTTCTCGCCCGGCGGCGGCCTGTCCGAGGGCCTGAAGATCCTCTACAAGGGGTACGCCGACCCCACCCCGGAGACCTTCGAGGCCACCGTCGACATCATGACCTATGACACCCCGGCCGAGATCGCGAAGCCGCTCGCGGTCCAGCGCTCGATCAACGCCAAGAAGCACCAGGAGCACCTGGACAACTGGCTGAACGGCTCGAAGGGCGGCCCGCCGCTGAAATACTTCCCGACCGAAGCCCAGATCGCCTCGATCTCCGCGCCGTCGCTGCTCATCCACGGCCGGGACGACCGCGTGGTGCCGTTCGAGAACACCCTGCGGCTGGTGACCATGATCCAGAACTCCCGTGCCTACCTGTTCAATCGCTGCGGCCACTGGGCCCAGCTCGAGCATGCGCGCGAGTTCAACGGCATCGTCCGACACTTCATCCTGAGCAACTCCGAAGGCCAGGAAGAGGAAGCGCTCTCGGGCCTGGGCGGCTGAGCGACCCGCACACCACAGGCGGAGGCGGTCCATCCGGACCGCCTCCGCCTTCTGCGTGGTGGGTCAGGGCAGCTCCATCGCCGCGGTGGCGACGGTCTCGATGCCGGCGGCGACGATGTCGGAAGCATCCTCGAGCGACCAGAGCGGCGTGGTGGCCTCGACCATGAACAGGCCGTCGGCCATGGTCATCAACGCCCAGGCCAACTGCCCGACGAGGGTCTCCTCGGTCACGCGGATGATGTCGCCGCGAGGCGCGCGCTGGCCGACCCAGGTGGCGAACCAGCGAGCCCGGTCAGCGGCCACTTCGCGTCGAATGGCGCGGAAGCGATCGCGCGCGGGCGAATCCCCGCGGCGGAGCAGCAGCATGAATCCGATGCGGAACGCATGTGGGTGGTTGCGCATGCCATGGAAGCCGACGCGCAACGAGGTGGCCAGGGCGGCGCTGGGATCGGCGATCACCGACTGGGGCAGAACGCCTGGCAACACATCGCGGCGCCACGTGTCGAAGGACGCATCCACTGCCTCGGCGAGGAGCTTGTCGAGATTCTCGAAGTGCCAATAGAGGGAGCTGGCGGGCAGCCCGGCGTGCTCGCAGATGCGCTGCACCGTCGCGCCCTGCGGTCCGAGATCACACATCACCTCGATCGCCGCCTTGATCAGGGCCTCTCTGCCGGTGAAGTTCCCGACCCAGTCTGTCGATGCCAGGGGGTCGACGGCGACCTCCTCGGGCAACGCCGGCAGGGTGACGACCTTCTGCGCGCAGCCGGCCAGGATCTGCGCGAGCACGCGGGTGTGCTCGTGGGTGAGCGTGATGTCCTGACCGGTGAGATAGCGCCCGTCCAGGGTGGCCAGCGTCAGGCGGGACATGATCTCTGTCCGCCGGGTGTCGTCATCGGCCCCGAGCCCCGCCAGGACAACCCGCCACCAGTCGACGAGCCCCTGCTTGGCATGGCGGCGCAGATTCAGGTACGCCGTGCGCGCGGCCGGGGCACCCGTATCGCGCTGGAGGCCCAGGGCGATGCCGATCCGCGCATAGTCGGCCTCGTGGCCGTCACCGGCGAGATTGGCCAGGCAGTCGACGAGCTGATCGACCAGAGGTCGGGAATCCGGGGTCTCGGGCCACGCACTCCCGGCCGCGAGGCGACTCTCGTAGCTGTGCGTGATCCCCGCGCCGACGAGCTCGTCCTTGTTGGAGAAGTGCCAATAGATCGAACTCGCGGGGAGGCCGACCCGGCGTACCAACTCGGAAATCGTCGCCCCCTCATAGCCGCGCTCGTCGACCAGTTGGAGCATCTCGGTCATGATGCGCTCGCGACTCTCCTGCCCGCGAGTCTGGCGGCGGCGGAGGGATCTGGAGACGGCCGGACGGGACGGGGTGCTGGTCACCGAAGCCTCCTTCTCCTGACAGGTGGATTAAGAGGACCCTATGGGACGACCGGTGAAACCCCGCCCGGGTATCACCAGAAAGAAGCGCCCCCGTCGTGCTCGAGGCCCAGGGTGACCTTGGTCCACGAGATCTGGATCGGGTGCTGGGTGTTGCAGATGTGGGCCAGCGTGGTCTTGGCATCGCGCAGGCCGCGATTGACGGCCGTGTCGGTCTTGAGCGCCATGCCGCCGGCGAAGTTGAACACGCGCTCGATGGCCTCGACCGAGCGACGGATCGCGCGGACGCCGTCGGCGCGGGCGTCGATCCGGCTCTGCAGGCTGATCTTCCCGTTCTCGGCGACCTCGTCATGAAGCCGGTTGCCGACATCGATCAGCACGGCCCGACCGGCCCGGACGTCCGCCGCGGCCTCACCGATGGCGTTGACCTGGATGTCGTCGTCGAGGCTCTTGATGCCGCGGGCGTTGACGCGATTCTTCGCGTTCTCGAGCACCGCGTTCATCGCGCCCTCGGCCACACCCTGGCTGGCGCAGTTGATGGCATAGGAGAAGAACGTCGGGAACGGCAGCTTGTAGAGATCCGCGTGGTTGCCGACCTTGGCCATGTTCTCGCCGTTGTCGAAGTCCTCCATGCGATAGACGCGATAGTCCGGGATGACGGCGCCGTCACAGACGAGGTCCTTGGAGCCGGTGCCCTTCAGGCCCAGCACGTTCCAGGAGTCCTGGTCGAACCAGTAGTCATCGCGCGGCAGGACGATGTGGCGCAGGGCCATGGTGCCGTCGTCCTGGGGCAGGAGCGCACCGGTGATGGCCCACTTGCTGGCCTCGCCACCGGAGGAGAAGGGAATGCGACCCTTCACCCTGTAACCGCCGTCGACGCGCTCGAGTACGCCCAGCGGAGCGTACGGCGACGACACCCAGGTCTCGGGGTCGGCGCCCCAGATCTCGTCCTGGAGCTTCGGATCGAAACCGGCGATCTGCCACGAGTGGACGCCGATGACTCCGGCGCACCAGCCGGCGGCGCTGTTGAGCGAGGCGATCCGCATGACGGCTTCGGCGAACTCGACGGGGTGGCACTCGTCACCGCCGTAGCTCTTGGGCTGGAGCGCCCGGACGACCCGCGTGTGCCGGATCGCGTCGATGGTGGCCTCGGGCAGCCGGTTGAGCTGCTCGGCCTCCGCCGCAGTGCCCACCAGGACGTCGGCAACCTCGTCAATCAGCTTGTCGTAGTGGCTCATTCCCTGGCCCTCTCGATCTCGATGTGCGGGGACTGTGATCGGGGCTTCGCCTGCGATCACCTCGTGATCGAATCCTGCGGCGGGAGTCGACGCGGACGGAACCAAAAGGTTCCAACACTCGGCACGCACCCGGAGATCGAACGATGCCCAAGCAGACATATCGATAAGTGGGACGATTGCCCGCAACGAGGACAGCCTCGGTCGGGAGGGAGGGATCACTTCTATACTTGCCGAGTGGTCACTCCAGCTCCCCCTCAACCCGAACGCTATGCGGAGATAGTCCAGGCGGCCATCCGAGCCTTTGCGCGCAAGGGCTACGGCGGGACGACCCTGGCCGACATCGCCGTCGAAGCGGGCGTGTCCCAGCCCCGGATCAGCCAGATCTTCGGCAACAAGGAGAACGCCTTCATCGAAGCCCACAAGGTGGCGTCGGGTGAGGTGTTGGGCCTGCTCTCGGCCAACGCCGAGCCGCCTTTCAGCATCGAACGCATGGGCGCGGGTTATGTCGAGTTGATGCAGGAACGCCGCGAGGTCCTGCTCATGATCTTCCAGGCCCTCACATCGTCCTATGTCCCGTCCATCGGTGACGAGGCCCGGCGGGTCATCAACGAGGTCACCACCCTGGTCGTCGACAAGGCCGGCGGCACCCACGAGGATGCCGTCGCCTTCCTCGAGCGCGGATTCTTCATCCACGCCATGATGGCCGCGCGCGTCTTCGATCATGTCGGGGACTATCCTGAGACCGGCAAGTTGCTCGACACCGTCCGGATCAGCTGACTGCCGGTTCCTGCGGTTCTCCGACCATCATTCCCGAGCGAAGAACCACACGAGCAGGCCCACGACGATCACGATCGCGGTGATGAGGAGCGCCAGCTTGATCTTGCTCCAGGGCCGCTCGCCCTGCACCTCACCCGTGACGCCGTTCATCAGCACCTGGATGGGCTTGCCCTGATAGGTGACCGTGAGCAACCACACGGGCAGGAGCAGGTGGGCGAACGCGATCGAATGCCAGGAGATGTCACGGTGAGAAATCTCCTGACGATCGCCCCCGATGTCACGGCGAATGGTGTCGTCGATCTGGCGTTCCATCCCGGTGCGGACCCGGGCTCCGAAGGTTTCGTCTGCGTCCAGGTCATAGGTGCGCCCGAGGTGCCCGGCCACATATTCGGGTGAATACGGCACCGCCTCGTGCAGCGGCCACGGCTCGAGCTGCTGGACCCGCCCTTCGTGGAGGCCGTTGTTGGCCCATGCCGGGACGTCCCGGAAATTCCGGTTCACGTGACCCGACACCGGATACCAGTTCGTGCGGGTCTCGGTGCGGCGGTTTTCACCGTGCCCGACCTGGACCTGATAGTCCTCGCCCCGGCGTCCGGAATAGCGCGCGCTGGTGTCGGCATCGAAATTGAAGTAGGCCAGATAGACGCTCTCGAACGATCCGATCTCGCGATAGGTCTTGAACTCTTTCGGTGCGAACCATCGAGAGTTGATCCACTTCTCGATGCGTTCCCGGGCTGCCTTCTCGTCGACGCGGAAGGGCAGGACTCCGTCGATCGGCAACCGGCTGGGGGCGTCCTTCAGGTCGTCACGCTGGATCGGTGTGGCGCAATAGGGGCAGCGCGTAGCCGTCAGCGTGCCGGTGAAGGCCGTCTTGCCGCCACAGGCCTGGCAGACGACCTCCCGCTCCAGACCGGCCGGCAGCGCAGCGGCTGCGCGGATTGCCTGCGTGGCCTGGTGGAGATCATGTTTGAGGATCTGACCGGAGCCGCCGGCGACGTCCATCATCGACCCGCAACTCGGGCAGCGGAGCCTGCCGGACGTCGGGTCGAACACCAGCTGTCCGCCACAGGCCCGGCACGGATAGGTGCGCGTGATCTCGGTCTGATGCAGTGCCGCGGGGTCGCCCAGGGGCGGGGGCGCCGGCAGGCGCTCCGGGTTCGGCATGGGCGGTGGCGTGGGCATGGGGGCGTACGCCGAAGGCTCGGCGAACCCGGGGGCAGGGGGATGACCCTGCGGCCCCGGGGCCCCGGCACCGGGTGGGGGAAATCCGGTGCCGGGGGATTGGGGTGGCCCGGGCAGGGGTGGCGGCGACCCACTACCCGAAGGTGGGGGTGACCCCGGCAAGGGCGGCGGGAGGGTGGTCATGACGTCTGTCCCGGTCCGGCGTCCTGTGCGCCAGGAGCCTGGGCCGGCGGTGTGGGCGGACTGGGCGGCGGCGGGGGCGTGCCGCCACCGGGCAGCGGGGGCGGCTCGACGAACAGGCCGGCCAGCGCGGGCACCTGTCCGGCGGGCGTCCACGCGGGCAGGCCCTGGGACCACACCAGCGTCGATGCGGTCAGTTGCCCACCGGCGACAGCCTGCTGCAGCTGCGGGACAGTGAACGGGCCGGAGGCCTGGCCACCCGCGTCGACATGGAACGTGACCGCGCCGGGCAACGGCGGGGGCGCCGCGGCCGGCGTACCCTGCTGGGGATAGCCCGGGAAACCGCCCTGCTGGGCCGGGCCGGGCTGCATGGACTGATCCATCTGCTGGCCCAGCAGGATGCCCATCTGGGCTCCCATCATGTCGCCCATGGTCCCCGACCCACCGGGATTGCCGGCAGCCGTCGTCATCGCCTCGGCGGCCTTGGCCTGCTGATAGCGGTTCATGTCGCCGAGGTTGTTGACCCAGCCGCTCTCCTCGACGCCCTTGGCGACGCCTCGGGTCATCGCCTGGGTGATTTCCTCGGGCAGGGAGATATTGAGAGTGATGGAGTCGATGGCGAGGCCGTACTCGTCGTCGACACGTTCGGCGACGAATCCGCGGAGTTGCTCGGCAAGCTGCACCTGGCGACCCTGCAGGTCGATCACGCCGAGGCGGGTTTCCATGACCATGTCGGAAAAGGCGAGGGTGATGACCCGACGCAGCAATTCGGCGATCTCCTCGATATCGACCGAGGCATCGGTGCCGATCACCTGGCGCAGGAAGATGGCCGGATCGACCACGCGCACGACGCACAGGCCGTTGGCGCGCACCTGGACCATCGTGAAGTCGGGGTCACGGACCGTGACGGGATTGGCGGTTCCCCAGCGGAGGTCGGTGACCGGGCGGGTGTTGACGAAATAGACCTCCGAGCGGAAGGGGCTGTTGAACCCGTGCTTCCAGCCCTGGAGGGTCGACATGATCGGCAGGTTCTCGGTGGTGAGCGTGTAGTGGCCCGGACCGAAACGATCGGCCAGCTGACCCCGATAGACGAAGACGGCCTGCTGGCCTTCGCGCACGATGAGCTCGGCGCCGTTCTTGATCTCGTTGTTGTAGCGCGGGAAACGCCAGGCAAGCGTCGAACGGGTGTCGTCGAACCACTCGATGATGTCGACGATCTCGCCCCGCAGTTTGTCCATCAGCCCCATGAGGTCCTCCTGGCCACAGCTCGCACCGGCGCGAGCATTGCCCTCAGATTAGGAGGTCCTAAGGTTCTTTTCGGCCCGCTTGTCGGATCCAGTTCTTGCGGAATCTCCACGGTGATACCCACAGGGGTAAGCTGGGGCGAACGACTGAAGGAGGGAACCCATGCTGAAGGACGAGGAGAGCCGCCGTCAGGTGCTCAACCGACTGCGCCGGGCCCAGGGCCAGCTGGCCGGCGTGCTCGCCATGATCGAAGACGGGCGGGAGTGCCGCGACGTGGTGACCCAACTTGCCGCGGTCTCGAAGGCGATCGACCGGGCGGGCTTCAAGATCATGGCGTGCACCCTGCGCGAATCCATCACGGGCGACAACCCGGAAGGGCATGAGCAGTTGTCCGAGACCGAGCTTGAGAAGCTGTTCCTGACCCTGAGCTGAGACCGCTCCGGGCGATCAGCTCTTGGCGGCCCTCTCGATCGCGCTGATGAAGTTCTCCGTCGGCTCCGCGCCGTTGATGACGTGGGTGTTGATGACGAAGAACGGCGTACCCGTGATTCCCAGCTGTCTCGCCTCCGTCGAATCATCCAGCACCTGCTGGCGGAGGGCGGGGTCGGTCAGGTCGGCGCGAAATTTCTCGAGATCGGGTACGCCGGCCTGCTGGGCGTACTCCACGAGCTGATCGGTGGTGGGATCCGGTTGCTCGCCGGCACCGAAGTCGGCGAAGACCGTCTCGTAGTAGTTCCAGAAGCGACCCTGCTGGCC
Coding sequences:
- a CDS encoding TFIIB-type zinc ribbon-containing protein, giving the protein MPNPERLPAPPPLGDPAALHQTEITRTYPCRACGGQLVFDPTSGRLRCPSCGSMMDVAGGSGQILKHDLHQATQAIRAAAALPAGLEREVVCQACGGKTAFTGTLTATRCPYCATPIQRDDLKDAPSRLPIDGVLPFRVDEKAARERIEKWINSRWFAPKEFKTYREIGSFESVYLAYFNFDADTSARYSGRRGEDYQVQVGHGENRRTETRTNWYPVSGHVNRNFRDVPAWANNGLHEGRVQQLEPWPLHEAVPYSPEYVAGHLGRTYDLDADETFGARVRTGMERQIDDTIRRDIGGDRQEISHRDISWHSIAFAHLLLPVWLLTVTYQGKPIQVLMNGVTGEVQGERPWSKIKLALLITAIVIVVGLLVWFFARE
- a CDS encoding TetR/AcrR family transcriptional regulator encodes the protein MTSTPSRPAVSRSLRRRQTRGQESRERIMTEMLQLVDERGYEGATISELVRRVGLPASSIYWHFSNKDELVGAGITHSYESRLAAGSAWPETPDSRPLVDQLVDCLANLAGDGHEADYARIGIALGLQRDTGAPAARTAYLNLRRHAKQGLVDWWRVVLAGLGADDDTRRTEIMSRLTLATLDGRYLTGQDITLTHEHTRVLAQILAGCAQKVVTLPALPEEVAVDPLASTDWVGNFTGREALIKAAIEVMCDLGPQGATVQRICEHAGLPASSLYWHFENLDKLLAEAVDASFDTWRRDVLPGVLPQSVIADPSAALATSLRVGFHGMRNHPHAFRIGFMLLLRRGDSPARDRFRAIRREVAADRARWFATWVGQRAPRGDIIRVTEETLVGQLAWALMTMADGLFMVEATTPLWSLEDASDIVAAGIETVATAAMELP
- a CDS encoding hydroxylase, with the translated sequence MSHYDKLIDEVADVLVGTAAEAEQLNRLPEATIDAIRHTRVVRALQPKSYGGDECHPVEFAEAVMRIASLNSAAGWCAGVIGVHSWQIAGFDPKLQDEIWGADPETWVSSPYAPLGVLERVDGGYRVKGRIPFSSGGEASKWAITGALLPQDDGTMALRHIVLPRDDYWFDQDSWNVLGLKGTGSKDLVCDGAVIPDYRVYRMEDFDNGENMAKVGNHADLYKLPFPTFFSYAINCASQGVAEGAMNAVLENAKNRVNARGIKSLDDDIQVNAIGEAAADVRAGRAVLIDVGNRLHDEVAENGKISLQSRIDARADGVRAIRRSVEAIERVFNFAGGMALKTDTAVNRGLRDAKTTLAHICNTQHPIQISWTKVTLGLEHDGGASFW
- a CDS encoding alpha/beta hydrolase, which gives rise to MDVTFESTSKSLELPDGTKIHYNEAGDGHPVILIHGSGPGATGWSNFNPNIGTLAEDFRVIAVDMPGWGESSPRPAAEYRHPEVLVQFMDALGIDKAALVGNSMGGVIALAVAANNPERVSHLITMGSGGAGTPIFSPGGGLSEGLKILYKGYADPTPETFEATVDIMTYDTPAEIAKPLAVQRSINAKKHQEHLDNWLNGSKGGPPLKYFPTEAQIASISAPSLLIHGRDDRVVPFENTLRLVTMIQNSRAYLFNRCGHWAQLEHAREFNGIVRHFILSNSEGQEEEALSGLGG
- a CDS encoding TetR/AcrR family transcriptional regulator; the protein is MVTPAPPQPERYAEIVQAAIRAFARKGYGGTTLADIAVEAGVSQPRISQIFGNKENAFIEAHKVASGEVLGLLSANAEPPFSIERMGAGYVELMQERREVLLMIFQALTSSYVPSIGDEARRVINEVTTLVVDKAGGTHEDAVAFLERGFFIHAMMAARVFDHVGDYPETGKLLDTVRIS